The Candidatus Flexicrinis proximus sequence CCAGTCAGCCAGAGTATCGGCATAACGGTAAACCAGCCTCGCGGCATCTTGTTGCACACGACCAGAGTCGCTTTCCCTGAAGTATCTGCAGAGCATGTCTGGCGATGACGTGAGCTTGCGCTAGGTTCTTTTGTAGATCGCATGCACGTCGCTTTTTACCAAATGCGCGACCGCAGCCGAACGCTCGCCTCTTTGTGTCAGGCGTTCCGTCCAGAGTTCCCAGTCATATGCGTGATCATTCACTTTTCAGCTCCCCCATCTGCGCGCGTCTGCCATTATGCACGGAAATCAGATCACCGGCACCCACATAGCGTGTATTGCCTGTCGCTTCCTTCCTGAATGATCGAGACTCTCTCGCTCGAATGCCAGGTTCCAGCCGATTCGCGAAAGACTAGTGAACACGGTACCGTCTAAACCTTTGCGATAAGGAGAAATGACATGACTGCAAAAGCAAGTGGCACGTTCTTACTGGGGGGTGACCTGACCGTCAATCGGCTGGGCTTCGGCGCGATGCGCATCACGGGCAAGGGCATCTGGGACGAACCCGAAGATCGTGACGAGGCACTCCGCACCCTTCGCCGCCTTCCCGAATTGGACATCAACTTCATTGACACGGCAGACTCGTACGGTCCGTACGTCAGCGAAGACCTGATCCGCGAAGTGCTGCACCCCTATGATGGCATTGTCGTCGCCACCAAAGGCGGCCTGACCCGTCACGGGCCGGATATCTGGCGTCCGGTTGGCCGTCCCGAATACCTGCGCCAGTGTGTGATGATGAGCCTGCGCCGCCTGAAGGTTGAGCGTATTGACCTGTGGCAGCTGCATCGCATCGACAACAAGGTTGACCGGGATGAGCAGTTTGCCGTGATCGCCCGGATGCAGAACGAAGGGCTGATCCGCCACGTGGGCCTCAGCGAGGTGAGCGTCGAGGAAATCGAAGCCGCTCAGAAGCATTTCCGGGTGGTCAGCGTGCAGAACCTCTACAACCTCGTCTCGCGCAAGAGCGAGGACGTCCTCAACTACTGCGAGAAGAGCAACATTGCCTTTATCCCGTGGTTTCCGCTGGCCGCCGGCCAGCTCGCCCAGGAGGGCAGCGTGATGGATGGCATCGCTAAACGGCTTGGGGCCACGCCGTCACAGGTCGCGCTGGCCTGGGTCCTCAAGCGCAGCCCGGTCATGCTGCCGATCCCCGGCACCGGCAAAGTGAAGCATCTTGAGGAAAACACCGCCGCCGCTGACCTGGTGCTCACGGATGAGGACTTCAGGACGCTGGACCAACTCGGCCTCCAGGAGTCGGCGCGCCAGGGATAACGCCTACCATCCCCCGCTCTGACCCTGAGCGGGGGATAGTCCCTTTTGTGCGTCGAGGCCTTCTCTGTGGTTTAATAACGGCGTCGGAACAACCCGGAGCGTCCCCCATGAAGATCCAGGCCGCCGTGCTGCACTCTCCTAATCGCCGCTTTGAGATCGAAACGCTCGACCTCGAACCGCCGCGTACAGGCGAGGTGCTGGTTAGGATTGCCGCCTGCGGCGTCTGTCACAGCGATTGGCATGTCGCGACCGGCGACACGATCCAGCCGATGCCCTGCGTTACCGGCCACGAAGGGGCTGGCGTGGTGGTTGAGGTCGGCCCGGATGTGGCGAACCTGCGGCCCGGCCAGCATGTCGCGCTCAGTTGGGCGCCGGACTGCGGCGAGTGCTTCTACTGCCTCCGCGGCCAGCCGAACCTCTGTACGACCTACACCGATCCCCTCTGGAAAGGC is a genomic window containing:
- a CDS encoding aldo/keto reductase: MTAKASGTFLLGGDLTVNRLGFGAMRITGKGIWDEPEDRDEALRTLRRLPELDINFIDTADSYGPYVSEDLIREVLHPYDGIVVATKGGLTRHGPDIWRPVGRPEYLRQCVMMSLRRLKVERIDLWQLHRIDNKVDRDEQFAVIARMQNEGLIRHVGLSEVSVEEIEAAQKHFRVVSVQNLYNLVSRKSEDVLNYCEKSNIAFIPWFPLAAGQLAQEGSVMDGIAKRLGATPSQVALAWVLKRSPVMLPIPGTGKVKHLEENTAAADLVLTDEDFRTLDQLGLQESARQG